From the Sebastes fasciatus isolate fSebFas1 chromosome 3, fSebFas1.pri, whole genome shotgun sequence genome, one window contains:
- the LOC141764685 gene encoding uncharacterized protein LOC141764685 produces the protein MSQYNLHNAMRRAAMEKSHLVRVSKEPQRLPKDFYDKPRHKNFKLESKERSPTVELEKVREESVVHLQVVQDLQNQLMDARTQLRREIKEKETLQVEFEGITKKNNTLTRKLETETVEVARLQFLDKVNQADIEDLRDVYDLEHRAAQQDKHELLLISDKDEEIQKRTYAGEEMSQTLHDLLKKEVSLCEQNRDATNELARLQSLTAKQYEEKRNLETAVQDLQYQMELANEQICQMDEQKAIQTRKMAYYEEQLDEYHILTTDLKQSVCDLKHQQVARQEEQILAGVDLQHQVREGQELIWDKDEEIQNLICAGEELSQALHDLPKKEVSLSEQNRSATNELARLESLTAKQNEEARNLKTAVQDTQYQLVLGNDQICKMDEDLKTICDKLALLESQIGKKQVQELQKKKKITADENQSLIAKVAHLESLRQAETERRLAAVCDLQRQVREGQELIRDKDEEIQNLTCAGEEISQALHDLQTKEVSLSEQNRNATNEVSQLESLNENLRKQVQKLQKNGKIIADENQSLIAKVARIESLRQAETEQLQWSEELIRDKDEEIQNLTCAGKEMSQVLHDLRTKEVSLSEQNRNATNEVSQLESLNENLRKQVQKLQKNGKITADENQSLIAKVARIESLRQAETEQLQWSEELIRDKDEEIQNLTCAGKEMSQVLRDLQKKEVSLSDQYRRAIDELARLESLTAKQNEEKRNLKTAVQDLQSQVELANDQIFQMDEHKAIQTRKIAYYQEQLEECYILTTVLKQSVRDLKHQQEARQEEEILAGVGQQRDENFSETTSGYQSDESLPESPASVSRTRSFLCRSAKCLLKVGLPLAITAVGVGLGCNYLMDYTYCQLLPYANNFEIPF, from the coding sequence ATGTCTCAATATAATTTACACAACGCTATGCGCCGCGCAGCGATGGAGAAATCACATCTCGTCCGTGTGTCAAAGGAGCCTCAACGGCTTCCAAAAGACTTTTATGACAAACCTCGACATAAGAACTTTAAACTGGAGTCAAAAGAACGGTCGCCGACAGTGGAGTTGGAAAAAGTGAGGGAGGAAAGTGTCGTGCACCTGCAAGTTGTGCAAGATCTGCAGAACCAACTGATGGATGCAAGGACGCAACTGAGAAGGGAGATTAAGGAAAAGGAGACACTTCAGGTGGAGTTTGAAGGCatcacaaagaaaaataacacaCTGACAAGAAAGCTGGAGACGGAGACTGTTGAGGTGGCCAGACTTCAATTTCTGGACAAAGTAAACCAAGCAGATATTGAAGATCTGAGGGACGTATATGACCTTGAGCATCGTGCAGCTCAACAAGACAAACATGAGCTGTTACTCATCAGCGATAAAGATGAGGAAATACAGAAGCGGACCTATGCTGGAGAAGAGATGAGTCAAACACTGCATGATCTTCTGAAAAAAGAAGTCTCTCTGTGTGAGCAGAACAGGGATGCCACCAATGAGCTGGCTCGACTTCAGTCTCTGACAGCAAAACAATATGAGGAGAAGAGAAACCTGGAGACAGCTGTTCAGGATCTCCAGTACCAAATGGAGCTGGCTAACGAACAAATCTGCCAAATGGATGAGCAAAAAGCCATCCAAACCAGGAAAATGGCTTATTATGAGGAACAGTTAGATGAATATCACATCCTAACAACCGATTTGAAGCAATCAGTCTGTGATCTTAAACACCAGCAAGTGGCGAGGCAAGAGGAGCAGATACTAGCTGGCGTTGATCTTCAGCACCAGGTAAGAGAAGGTCAGGAACTCATCTGGGATAAAGATGAGGAAATACAGAATCTGATCTGTGCTGGAGAAGAGTTGAGTCAAGCACTGCATGATCTTCCAAAAAAGGAAGTCTCTCTGAGTGAGCAGAACAGGAGCGCAACCAATGAGCTGGCTCGACTTGAGTCTCtgacagcaaaacaaaatgagGAAGCGAGAAACCTGAAGACAGCTGTTCAGGATACCCAGTACCAACTGGTGCTGGGTAACGATCAAATCTGCAAAATGGACGAGGATCTTAAGACCATTTGTGATAAACTGGCCCTGCTTGAATCTCAGATAGGCAAAAAACAGGTTCAAGAactgcagaaaaagaagaaaatcacaGCTGATGAGAACCAGAGCCTTATTGCGAAGGTGGCACACCTTGAATCACTGAGACAAGCAGAGACTGAACGTCGGTTGGCAGCAGTCTGTGATCTTCAGCGCCAGGTAAGAGAAGGTCAGGAACTCATCAGGGATAAAGATGAGGAAATACAGAATCTGACCTGTGCTGGAGAAGAGATAAGTCAAGCACTGCATGATCTTCAGACAAAGGAAGTCTCTCTGAGTGAGCAGAACAGGAACGCCACCAATGAGGTGTCTCAACTTGAGTCTCTGAATGAGAATCTGCGGAAACAAGTTCAAAAACTGCAGAAAAACGGGAAAATCATAGCTGATGAGAACCAGAGCCTTATCGCGAAGGTGGCTCGCATTGAATCACTGAGACAAGCAGAGACTGAACAATTACAATGGAGTGAGGAACTCATCAGGGATAAAGATGAGGAAATACAGAATCTGACCTGTGCTGGAAAAGAGATGAGTCAAGTACTGCATGATCTTCGGACAAAGGAAGTCTCTCTGAGTGAGCAGAACAGGAACGCCACCAATGAGGTGTCTCAACTTGAGTCTCTGAATGAGAATCTGCGGAAACAAGTTCAAAAACTGCAGAAAAACGGGAAAATCACAGCTGATGAGAACCAGAGCCTTATCGCGAAGGTGGCTCGCATTGAATCACTGAGACAAGCAGAGACTGAACAATTACAATGGAGTGAGGAACTCATCAGGGATAAAGATGAGGAAATACAGAATCTGACCTGTGCTGGAAAAGAGATGAGTCAAGTACTGCGTGATCTTCAGAAAAAGGAAGTCTCTCTGAGTGACCAGTACAGGAGGGCCATCGATGAGCTGGCTCGACTTGAGTCTTtgacagcaaaacaaaatgagGAGAAGAGAAACCTGAAGACAGCTGTTCAGGATCTCCAGTCCCAAGTGGAGCTGGCTAATGATCAAATCTTCCAAATGGACGAGCACAAAGCCATCCAAACCAGGAAAATTGCTTATTATCAGGAGCAGTTAGAAGAATGTTACATCCTAACAACCGTTTTGAAGCAATCAGTCCGTGATCTTAAACACCAGCAAGAGGCGAGGCAAGAGGAGGAGATACTAGCTGGCGTTGGGCAGCAGAGAGATGAGAACTTCTCTGAGACGACATCTGGGTATCAGAGCGATGAGAGCCTCCCAGAGTCTCCAGCTTCTGTGTCTCGGACCAGAAGTTTCTTGTGCCGTTCTGCTAAATGTCTGCTGAAAGTAGGTCTCCCGCTTGCCATCACCGCTGTGGGTGTAGGCCTAGGGTGTAACTACCTGATGGACTATACCTACTGCCAGCTACTGCCCTACGCCAACAACTTTGAAATACCTTTTTAA
- the lcorl gene encoding uncharacterized protein lcorl isoform X1, giving the protein MATVQQQQQQQCCKCTAERKGFRRELDSWRHKLIHCVGFESILEGIYGPLLLRDLSLFDDCEPEEVDDWSPETSCSQCSFCNLPLDKLSSDQVPAATSPLSSPSDYSPCQAPTLSENSQSAHRFLQAVFHKKDVSLGCDSNIPLVAQELMKKMIHQFALEYASKCLLHTSTNGVTTRTSSPLSQTSDAPLDLTVSRTGEEKEIESDPDGVLDLSNRNSACSATSSTSSNHKASGALLPSLMEELGDLEQRGTKCRRSSALVAVLSSLCPAHRSLFHQILKVARQEKMLLVLNRRPVDQTESHCCHCGVNPQDIVSPHAVPFSECKALNSSPYYPLIDCDNQGHGSTMFHPEVSKSNCSIHHYPLTDCKCDAPLGSSYCCVQRCRMETYTVMCPKRLHCISCQSLAVGRINNIVCSFASSPSLSKSPSLCTPSSSLCPSSSICYNQHNPHSCPCHSNHACLTQVRNTIESGVGDGDPPCPILKREQSPSPPPLSPIPSDINKKTDEKPPSLLHHRQEEEADLMVKDGLVNASHQEADVDTAAEEERDCRSTRSSRAEQNPSGTSLQDVVNRFSEKLETIRPIEKDTPLVSPAVNVSEKEQPQCSSTSQNLQFQADAHLTEIITTVLHTGSASDYSLSELFNRHDSKEPKSPNTRSRRRQEVLAAIATPADDATTRRQTLQRKRELAMFDQSYSRRKVPLAKRARLKDGTVTVTTSPSSSDSNLVKEESKKEMEVDLESVESHRVREGPLNTVTAESDRNEVKEAIQTVIVTEESQIIKAEEKEKEIPCEEKILTLSDTQIPTTKLQSKYGKQGSKGDSIETQVMAVTATSAKQCSRPCTEDGMGSGAGSDRNHEEAPSVQSSDSDNRPGEDNDSQSPTRDRQKCQSHDSKDARRSRRNIVPPQRFSSYVTERRKMFYVACFSEGIFNQGTQKDKVLTSGTLDALSKDPDAEDTQLEVRSEAPLSSPEHTGKLAFESTHEEQPGLSYTESKDLSTNQVFPQTVDAKEMSPTNQSLDNRTDGSDCAGKPFGRLRSSRRRLQDSKATSITPQNTSNMDVTMESATCVESPPNSQIQYTSPIKLMFVSQVKDKEGVRYSLKSAFSGSSAQEPFDPCVESSWSGTLQKHKSKRTESATSRVKPISSPLKSATSPARSASHSPKSASSPAKSASSPKAASSSPKSASSSAKSASSPKSASSPAKSASSPKSASSPAKSASSPKSASSSPKSASSPTKSASPPKSASSPAKSFSSPKSASSPAKSFSSPKSASSPAKSASSPAKSASSPKSASSSPKSASSPTKSASPPKSASSPAKSFSSPKSASSPAKSTSSSPKSASSPKSASSSPKIGSRRSGEGTPTKRAAGAESQGSPGDSISFHETTPKRRPGRPKKLGPQLEQKAKRPIGRPRKEKAVDSVMGAKTANGKTVTTPKDENINKNLKITVVYGRSRRNKRMVSEGFDQLQTEFHDACQAVGLKSDLGILMHNSKTSSGTQGIKTASTELSEELNFVSPVKESAPQSSSNIKCQKRDDSAPSRKPGRPAKVKISGISVTVTTVSPRQRKIQINKDTRQSPETVIHKKVLLPEFKSAKEPWTINHQSTSKISQTEEGIETEDESRGKLPNLPVAVRHSMRVRKPSIHFLHAVATSRSYSHSNALLRRSKQLLLNKASNERRQGEQQSSVETSRQKRRFCGQERKNISQDLRKVAGVSVDSIFTTKETLRWWAASAEEQTMNQELARRIRLISDTWVSNTVENQEKETACNSNVGLKGNSSFTRKSKHSSVRMLFDCPPDKPRSCSMQQLCSWFMQTTETQSLAIVKKASSRNPYEIMHFPRSNKSANKKSVCHSPQAERLRKHIKKFAKTVPKSPLQHQEAQRRLRKRNEAPLSTHKIRRQLFAPRFETGRLNKGVQWGRSRTSGKYRITLLRARTRFLTRKEMERWRKRQRNKKNNKVTTSCSNGHGVTRLQPKRKALRRSAKDQLSDCLENSSATGSVDQTQEPVDVTKEQNLCSKAWSPERLKECRVFLRKINSPDNESTEEEWDSCTVTLDDGSPSAYLFAGRERKLVGVVKAVKTERKRSAASREPARSEPKSVQEQDAMPVGRQKRKYKRPGVASTEPPQPPPAKMLRQSRMRGLTGPRWCDFVLEN; this is encoded by the exons ATGGCGaccgtgcagcagcagcagcagcagcagtgctgcAAATGCACGGCCGAGAGGAAAGGGTTTCGGCGGGAACTTGATTCTTGGCGTCACAAACTGATCCACTGCGTCG GGTTTGAAAGCATTCTGGAGGGAATCTATGGCCCACTGCTGCTAAGGGACCTCAGTTTATTTGATG ATTGTGAACCTGAAGAAGTAGATGACTGGTCCCCAGAAACAAGTTGCTCTCAATGTTCATTCTGCAACCTTCCCCTGGACAAACTCAGCAGT GATCAAGTACCTGCAGCCACATcgcccctctcctccccctctgaTTACTCTCCCTGTCAGGCTCCGACACTCTCTGAGAACAGCCAATCAGCGCACAGGTTCCTCCAAGCTGTGTTTCACAAGAAAG ATGTGTCCCTGGGCTGTGATTCCAACATCCCTCTGGTGGCCCAGGAGCTAATGAAGAAAATGATACATCAGTTTGCCTTGGAGTACGCATCCAAGTGCCTCCTCCACACCAGTACAAATGGTGTTACAACAAGGACCTCATCACCTCTGTCACAAACATCAGACGCCCCTCTGGACCTCACCGTGAGCCGAACTGGGGAGGAGAAAGAGATTGAAAGTGACCCAG ATGGCGTGCTCGACCTCTCCAACAGGAACTCTGCCTGCTCAGCAACTTCATCAACATCATCTAATCACAAAGCCTCAGG CGCCCTGCTGCCATCATTAATGGAAGAATTGGGAGATCTGGAACAGCGAGGGACTAAGTGTCGTCGGAGCTCTGCATTGGTTGCTGTTCTCAGCTCGCTCTGCCCAGCACACCGTTCCTTATTCCACCAGATCCTGAAGGTGGCACGCCAGGAGAAAATGCTGTTGGTCCTTAATCGCAGACCTGTAGATCAAACTGAATCTCACTGCTGTCACTGTGGCGTAAACCCACAGGATATTGTTAGCCCTCATGCAGTCCCATTTAGTGAATGTAAAGCCCTTAACAGCAGCCCGTATTACCCTTTAATTGATTGTGATAATCAAGGTCATGGCAGCACAATGTTTCATCCAGAAGTCTCCAAGTCCAATTGTAGCATCCATCACTACCCTTTAACAGACTGTAAATGTGACGCTCCTCTGGGCTCAAGCTACTGCTGTGTGCAGAGGTGCAGGATGGAAACCTACACTGTTATGTGCCCCAAGAGGCTGCACTGTATTTCCTGCCAAAGCCTTGCTGTAGGTCGTATCAACAACATAGTGTGTTCATTTGCCTCCTCTCCTTCGTTATCCAAATCCCCTTCACTGTGCACTCCCTCCTCTAGTTTATGCCCTTCCTCATCGATCTGCTATAACCAACACAACCCCCACTCTTGTCCCTGTCATTCAAACCATGCCTGTCTGACGCAGGTCAGGAACACAATAGAAAGCGGGGTTGGAGATGGGGATCCTCCTTGTCCTATCctgaagagagagcagagcccctctcctcctcctctgtccccTATCCCCTCAGACATCAATAAGAAAACTGATGAAAAGCCACCCTCCCTCCTTCACCATAGACAAGAGGAGGAAGCTGACCTAATGGTTAAAGATGGTCTTGTAAATGCAAGCCACCAGGAAGCAGATGTGGATACAGCTGCAGAAGAGGAGCGAGACTGTAGGAGCACAAGAAGTAGTCGGGCTGAGCAGAACCCAAGTGGGACTTCACTGCAAGACGTTGTGAACCGCTTCAGTGAGAAACTGGAGACAATCAGACCTATAGAGAAGGACACACCTCTGGTTTCACCGGCCGTTAATGTCTCTGAAAAGGAGCAGCCACAGTGTTCCTCAACCAGTCAGAACCTACAGTTTCAGGCTGATGCCCATTTGACTGAAATCATCACCACAGTGCTTCATACAGGCAGTGCTAGTGACTACAGTCTCAGCGAGCTGTTCAATCGCCATGATAGCAAAGAGCCCAAGTCACCTAATACCCGCTCCCGACGTCGCCAAGAAGTCCTTGCTGCTATAGCAACACCTGCTGATGATGCTACAACCAGAAGGCAAACCTTACAACGTAAACGAGAGCTTGCCATGTTTGACCAGTCCTACAGTAGGAGAAAGGTACCACTAGCAAAGAGGGCAAGATTGAAAGATGGAACTGTTACTGTAACTACATCACCCTCTTCATCTGACTCAAACCTAGTTAAAGAGGAGTCTAAAAAAGAAATGGAGGTAGATTTAGAATCTGTAGAGAGTCATAGAGTTAGGGAGGGACCACTGAACACTGTCACTGCAGAAAGTGATAGGAATGAAGTTAAAGAGGCGATACAGACCGTTATAGTAACAGAAGAATCTCAGATCATTAAagcagaggagaaagaaaaggaaatacCTTGTGAGGAAAAAATTCTTACCCTTTCAGACACTCAAATACCGACCACAAAACTGCAGAGCAAGTATGGCAAACAAGGCTCAAAGGGTGACAGTATAGAAACACAGGTGATGGCAGTGACTGCAACCTCAGCAAAACAGTGCAGCAGGCCCTGTACAGAAGATGGTATGGGTAGTGGTGCTGGAAGTGATAGGAACCATGAAGAAGCTCCATCTGTCCAAAGCTCTGACAGTGACAATAGACCAGGTGAAGATAATGATTCCCAAAGTCCTACTAGAGATAGGCAGAAATGTCAATCACACGACTCAAAGGACGCAAGGAGATCCAGGAGAAATATAGTACCTCCACAGCGGTTCTCCTCCTATGTCACAGAGCGCAGGAAGATGTTCTATGTTGCATGTTTCTCAGAAGGCATCTTTAACCAGGGAACACAAAAGGACAAGGTTTTGACATCTGGCACCCTGGATGCCTTATCCAAAGATCCAGATGCTGAGGACACCCAGCTTGAAGTAAGAAGTGAAGCTCCTCTGTCCTCACCTGAGCACACAGGGAAGCTTGCCTTTGAATCAACACATGAAGAACAACCTGGACTATCCTACACAGAGTCAAAAGATCTTTCCACAAACCAGGTCTTTCCACAAACTGTGGATGCCAAAGAGATGAGTCCTACAAACCAGAGTTTGGACAATAGGACAGATGGCAGTGACTGCGCTGGCAAGCCTTTTGGAAGGCTACGGTCATCTCGCAGAAGACTACAAGACTCAAAGGCAACTTCTATAACTCCCCAAAACACATCAAATATGGATGTCACCATGGAGTCTGCTACCTGTGTTGAGAGCCCTCCCAACTCCCAAATCCAGTACACTAGTCCAATAAAGCTCATGTTTGTATCACAGGTAAAGGATAAGGAAGGGGTCAGATATAGTCTCAAATCAGCATTTTCTGGTTCTAGTGCACAGGAACCCTTTGACCCATGTGTAGAGTCTTCATGGTCGGGGACACTTCAGAAACACAAAAGCAAGAGAACTGAGTCTGCTACTTCACGTGTAAAACCTATTTCTTCGCCACTAAAGTCTGCTACCTCACCTGCTAGATCTGCTTCTCACTCGCCCAAGTCTGCTTCTTCCCCAGCCAAGTCTGCTTCTTCACCCAAGGCAGCCTCATCATCACCCAAGTCAGCCTCTTCATCAGCCAAGTCTGCTTCTTCACCCAAGTCAGCTTCTTCCCCAGCCAAGTCTGCTTCTTCACCCAAGTCAGCTTCTTCACCCGCCAAGTCTGCTTCTTCACCCAAGTCAGCCTCATCCTCACCCAAGTCAGCCTCTTCACCGACCAAGTCTGCTTCTCCACCCAAGTCTGCTTCTTCACCCGCCAAGTCTTTTTCTTCACCCAAGTCAGCGTCTTCACCAGCCAAGTCTTTTTCTTCACCCAAGTCAGCGTCTTCACCAGCCAAGTCAGCTTCTTCACCCGCCAAGTCTGCTTCTTCACCCAAGTCAGCCTCATCCTCACCCAAGTCAGCCTCTTCACCGACCAAGTCTGCTTCTCCACCCAAGTCTGCTTCTTCACCCGCCAAGTCTTTTTCTTCACCCAAGTCAGCGTCTTCACCAGCCAAGTCAACTTCTTCATCACCCAAGTCTGCTTCTTCACCCAAGTCAGCTTCGTCATCACCTAAAATAGGTTCCAGAAGATCAGGCGAAGGTACTCCAACTAAGCGTGCAGCTGGAGCTGAGAGCCAGGGATCACCGGGTGACTCAATATCTTTCCATGAAACCACTCCAAAAAGGCGTCCAGGCCGGCCAAAGAAGCTGGGACCACAGCTTGAGCAAAAGGCAAAGAGGCCAATTGGTCGACCGCGCAAGGAGAAGGCTGTGGATTCAGTAATGGGGGCAAAAACAGCAAATGGAAAAACTGTTACAACACCCAAGGACGAGAATATAAACAAGAACCTTAAAATAACAGTAGTGTACGGCCGTTCTAGGAGAAACAAACGAATGGTGTCTGAGGGCTTTGACCAGCTGCAAACAGAATTCCATGATGCTTGCCAAGCAGTGGGCCTAAAAAGTGACTTGGGCATTTTAATGCACAACTCTAAGACCAGCTCAGGTACTCAAGGTATCAAAACAGCCTCAACAGAATTGTCTGAGGAATTAAATTTTGTCAGCCCTGTAAAAGAGTCTGCCCCTCAATCTAGCAGTAACATCAAATGTCAAAAGCGGGATGATTCTGCACCCTCAAGGAAACCAGGTAGACCTGCAAAAGTTAAAATCTCTGGAATCTCAGTCACAGTAACCACAGTGTCGCCTCGGCAGCGGAAAATTCAGATAAATAAGGATACTCGGCAGTCTCCTGAAACAGTAATTCATAAGAAAGTACTCCTACCAGAATTCAAATCTGCCAAAGAGCCCTGGACAATCAATCATCAGTCAACAAGCAAAATCAGTCAAACAGAAGAAGGGATAGAAACAGAGGATGAAAGTAGAGGCAAACTGCCAAATCTGCCTGTAGCAGTGCGTCACTCAATGAGAGTGAGAAAGCCCTCGATCCACTTTCTGCATGCTGTTGCCACCTCCAGATCATACAGCCACAGTAATGCTCTGCTACGGCGCTCCAAACAACTTTTGCTAAACAAGGCCAGCAATGAAAGGAGACAGGGGGAGCAACAAAGTAGTGTAGAGACTTCAAGGCAGAAAAGACGGTTCTGTGGACAAGAAAGGAAGAACATCTCTCAGGACCTGCGCAAAGTGGCAGGGGTATCTGTAGACTCAATCTTTACCACAAAAGAGACGCTAAGGTGGTGGGCAGCATCAGCTGAGGAGCAGACTATGAACCAGGAGCTTGCCAGGAGAATACGACTCATCTCTGACACGTGGGTCTCAAACACGGTGGAGAACCAAGAAAAAGAAACTGCATGTAATTCAAATGTAGGCCTTAAAGGTAACAGTTCTTTTACCAGGAAGTCAAAACATTCCTCTGTTCGAATGCTGTTCGACTGTCCTCCTGACAAACCACGGTCCTGTAGCATGCAGCAGCTCTGCTCCTGGTTCATGCagaccacagagacacagtctCTGGCCATTGTCAAGAAGGCAAGCTCCCGTAATCCTTACGAAATTATGCACTTCCCTCGTTCCAATAAATCTGCCAATAAAAAGAGTGTTTGCCACAGTCCTCAGGCCGAGCGACTGCGCAAACACATCAAGAAATTTGCCAAAACTGTGCCAAAAAGTCCATTGCAACATCAAGAGGCTCAAAGAAGGTTGAGGAAGAGAAATGAGGCACCTCTATCAACGCATAAGATTAGGCGACAACTTTTCGCTCCCAGGTTTGAAACAGGCAGGCTCAATAAAGGAGTTCAATGGGGGAGAAGCAGAACATCTGGCAAATACCGGATCACTCTATTAAGAGCAAGGACAAGGTTTCTAACCCGAAAAGAAATGGAGAGGTGGCGAAAGAGGCAGAggaacaagaaaaacaataaagtcACTACAAGTTGTTCAAATGGACATGGAGTGACTAGACTACAACCCAAACGTAAAGCATTACGCAGATCAGCAAAAGATCAGTTATCTGACTGCTTGGAGAACAGTTCTGCCACCGGTTCTGTTGACCAAACTCAGGAGCCTGTGGATGTAACCAAAGAGCAGAACCTCTGCTCTAAAGCCTGGAGTCCTGAGAGGCTGAAGGAATGCCGGGTGTTCCTGAGGAAGATCAACTCTCCAGACAACGAATCAACTGAGGAAGAGTGGGACTCCTGTACTGTGACACTGGATGACGGGTCACCTTCTGCATACCTCTTTGCAGGAAGGGAGAGAAAACTGGTAGGAGTTGTTAAAGCTGTGAAAACTGAAAGAAAAAGGAGCGCTGCCTCAAGAGAGCCAGCAAGGTCTGAACCTAAATCAGTCCAGGAGCAGGATGCGATGCCAGTGGGGAGGCAGAAACGCAAATACAAACGTCCTGGGGTTGCGTCTACTGAACCACCGCAACCACCACCAGCGAAGATGTTGAGACAATCGCGAATGAGGGGCCTAACGGGGCCGAGATGGTGCGACTTTGTGTTAG aaaactaa
- the lcorl gene encoding ligand-dependent nuclear receptor corepressor-like protein isoform X2 gives MATVQQQQQQQCCKCTAERKGFRRELDSWRHKLIHCVGFESILEGIYGPLLLRDLSLFDDCEPEEVDDWSPETSCSQCSFCNLPLDKLSSDQVPAATSPLSSPSDYSPCQAPTLSENSQSAHRFLQAVFHKKDVSLGCDSNIPLVAQELMKKMIHQFALEYASKCLLHTSTNGVTTRTSSPLSQTSDAPLDLTVSRTGEEKEIESDPDGVLDLSNRNSACSATSSTSSNHKASGRQRRQKEEYIERSLELSEGLLSKALKDIRSGRLQEQRAALLYGIPLHTLRQGLDGWAEGRLGLLHQLAPGSRDFRDEVTSYNVMSSMLGGEARLVLQKVAAWAERAEIGGAAGENGDLSFPSSSLTFYQPSGLQKTLHQSFPQLRDALQPPPSPTPSLEPPTSLRIPQVRSVSDHNGRSIPAENGSAAENLHHRTSSVEGFASSSTATARPSSLFKLRPPFLPHGCPGSANQSPHRLGPRGSSLDDSEDGAGGRDKDKQPRKKRGRYRQYDHDLLEEAITMVMGGRMSVSKAQGIYGVPHSTLEYKVKERTGTLKNPPKKKSANYCSSNSNSSGSGTTTGSTNSGTPASAADAKMF, from the exons ATGGCGaccgtgcagcagcagcagcagcagcagtgctgcAAATGCACGGCCGAGAGGAAAGGGTTTCGGCGGGAACTTGATTCTTGGCGTCACAAACTGATCCACTGCGTCG GGTTTGAAAGCATTCTGGAGGGAATCTATGGCCCACTGCTGCTAAGGGACCTCAGTTTATTTGATG ATTGTGAACCTGAAGAAGTAGATGACTGGTCCCCAGAAACAAGTTGCTCTCAATGTTCATTCTGCAACCTTCCCCTGGACAAACTCAGCAGT GATCAAGTACCTGCAGCCACATcgcccctctcctccccctctgaTTACTCTCCCTGTCAGGCTCCGACACTCTCTGAGAACAGCCAATCAGCGCACAGGTTCCTCCAAGCTGTGTTTCACAAGAAAG ATGTGTCCCTGGGCTGTGATTCCAACATCCCTCTGGTGGCCCAGGAGCTAATGAAGAAAATGATACATCAGTTTGCCTTGGAGTACGCATCCAAGTGCCTCCTCCACACCAGTACAAATGGTGTTACAACAAGGACCTCATCACCTCTGTCACAAACATCAGACGCCCCTCTGGACCTCACCGTGAGCCGAACTGGGGAGGAGAAAGAGATTGAAAGTGACCCAG ATGGCGTGCTCGACCTCTCCAACAGGAACTCTGCCTGCTCAGCAACTTCATCAACATCATCTAATCACAAAGCCTCAGG GAGGCAGCGCAGGCAGAAGGAGGAGTACATTGAGAGGAGCTTGGAGCTGTCTGAGGGGTTGCTGTCCAAGGCCTTGAAGGATATACGTTCAGGGAGGCTGCAGGAGCAGCGGGCCGCGTTGCTTTATGGAATACCCCTCCACACCCTGAGGCAAGGTCTGGACGGCTGGGCTGAGGGGAGGTTGGGGCTGCTGCATCAACTCGCACCAGGAAGCAGAGATTTCAGGGATGAAGTGACCTCATacaatgtgatgtcatcaatgCTGGgcggtgaagcccgtcttgttCTGCAGAAGGTGGCGGCGTGGGCAGAGCGGGCAGAAATTGGAGGGGCTGCAGGGGAGAACGGAGACTTGAGTTTCCCTTCATCCTCTCTTACCTTTTATCAGCCGAGTGGTCTACAGAAAACCCTCCACCAATCGTTTCCCCAGCTCAGGGATGCTCTCCAGCCCCCACCAAGCCCCACTCCCAGTCTGGAGCCACCCACGTCCCTGCGTATTCCTCAGGTCCGCTCCGTGTCTGACCATAACGGACGGTCGATCCCAGCTGAGAATGGCAGCGCTGCTGAAAACCTACATCATCGTACCTCATCAGTGGAGGGTTTTGCCAGTTCTTCGACAGCTACTGCGAGACCTTCGTCTCTCTTCAAACTCAGACCTCCTTTCTTACCACACGGCTGTCCAGGCAGTGCCAACCAGTCACCTCATCGCCTGGGACCACGCGGGTCCTCGCTGGATGATTCAGAAGACGGGGCAGGTGGCCGGGATAAAGACAAGCAACCGAGAAAGAAACGCGGGAGGTACCGCCAGTACGACCATGATCTGTTAGAGGAGGCCATCACTATGGTGATGGGAGGTCGCATGAGCGTGTCCAAGGCCCAGGGGATTTATGGGGTGCCCCATAGCACACTGGAATACAAAGTCAAAGAGCGTACGGGAACACTGAAGAACCCGCCCAAGAAGAAATCTGCCAACTATTGTTCGTCCAATTCCAACTCGTCTGGTTCTGGTACCACGACCGGTTCCACTAACTCAGGGACTCCTGCCTCAGCTGCTGACGCAAAGATGTTCTAG